From the genome of Megachile rotundata isolate GNS110a chromosome 3, iyMegRotu1, whole genome shotgun sequence:
GCTGCGTACGCTCGTTCGGAAGCATCACAAAACGCGTGGAGCTCCAAGGCATCCTCGGATACTGAGCCCGTCCAGCGAGGGATTTTCAAGACCTCCAAACGCTCCAGATCACGTCGAAAGTTAGCCCAGTTCGTGTCGATGGTCTTCGTTAACGGTTCGTCCCAGTCCAGAGCAGCAAGCCAGAGATCCTGGATCAGCACCTTGGCCCGAATCAAAACTGGAGCGAACCATCCCATGGGATCGAATAGACGGGCCGTTTCGGAGACGACCGCGCGCTTAGTCCACGATGTCTTAGAGGTTTCCTCAACTGGTCGGTAGCTTCGCAACGTGAGTAAGTCGGCCTTGGGATCCCATCGAAGTCCTAAAGCCCCTACAGTGTCATTGACCTGCAACAATTTCTCTGTAGAGAGATTGCCAAACATCACAGTGTCGAAATTGACCGCCCACTTATCCAGGGGGAAACCGCCCGCCGTGAGAAGCTCCACCAGCTGGTGTCGTACTTCCTCTACTTCTTGGACGTTATCCGCTCCAGCTAGGATATCGTCGACGTATGAGTGACGTCGCAACGTTTCCGCTCCTCGTGGGAAACGTTCGCCCTCATCATCGGCGAGCTGCTGGAGAACCCGAAGAGCCAGAAAGGGTGCGGGGGTGGTTCCGTACGTGACCGTTGTAAAACGGAAGTCCCGCACTTCCTCGGTGGGTGATGGTCTCCACACAATGCGTTGCCAATCACGATCTTCGGGGTGTACTCGTATCTGACGGAACATTTTAACAATATCCGCAGAAAAAGCACATCGGAAAAGTCTCCAGCGTGTGAGGACCACCCATAACTCACTCTGCAGTTTGGGACCTGGCAACAAAACCGAATTAAGCGATGACCTACCCGTGGAAACACACGATGCATTGAAAACGACGCGAATCTTCGCATCGTCGCCATCTCCTTTCCATACGCCATGGTGAGGTAAGTAACTGCAGCGTGGCGATATCCTGGATGGGTCGGTGACCGGTTCCATGTGGCCCAATTTTAGGTACTCGTCGAGGAATGCAGCGTACCTCTCCCGGAGACGCGGGTCACGTTCTCGGCGTCGTTCCGATGCTAGCAGCATCCGGGTGGCTGTTACTCGTGTCACCCCTACATCTTCGATCGGTTGAGAGAAGAATGGCAAACGTACCACATAACGTCCCGTACCGTCCCTCGAGTGAGTGTTCGAAAAATGTTCCTCGCACTGGATCTTGGAGGGGTGCAAGGGCGCTGTCGTCGGAACGTTTTCGATCTCCCAGAAGCGCTGCAGCGAGGTATGTAGATCGTCATCTCGACGGACGTGCAGGATCCTCGATTGATCTGATCTGGTCGTTGTAGACGAGGCTTGGACTGGTCCCAGCGGAGCCCAGCCAAAAGGAGTCCGCACTAGCGGAGGAACACCTGGTGGACCCACGCGATTCTCCAGAAACAGGAATCCGCACACGTCAGCGCCCAGGAGAGCATCGACTCGAGATGGTACCCTGAAGTTCTCGTCAGCCAATGGGAATCCCTCGAGGTAGTCCCAACATGCGGAGTCCAGGGGCAGCGACGGTGTGTGGGAGGTCACCTTCCTGGTGACGAGAGCTTCCATCCGAATTTGGAATGCCGGATCCTTGTCGGAGGTAAGCCACACTTGCACTTCGTGATGAATCTCCCCCAGAGGCTGTTCGTCCAATCCCCTCAGAGTAACATGCACGGTCTTCCTTTTTAGTCGCAGTGTTTGAGCAAGACGTTCACTCACGAACGACGTTTCCGAACCAGGATCGAGCAGCGCACGGGTCGAAACACTGAGACCACTTGGTGAGGTCATACGCACTTGAGCGGTCGCGAGCAACACCTTGCTATGCGATCGCACGGCGTATGTGGACGCAGATGTCGAGGGTCCTGCCGGGCATCCCGAAGCGCCGTTGGATGACGTCGTGTTGCGAAGGTAGGCATCGTGCAGTAACGTATGGTGAGTCCCTTGACAGGCCATGCACCGGTACGATGATTTGCATGACTTCGTAGTATGTCCAGGGCTCAAGCACGAGCTACAGAGCGCATGTGCATCCACGAAGTCTCTCCGTTCCAAGGGGTTGAGAGCCTTGAACCGGGGGCAAAAACCCAGTTGATGAGGACCCGAGCACTTTGGGCAGACGCGACCTGTCTTCGACTTCGGCGTGGGCTCGTTGGCTACCTGCACTGCAAGGGCAGACCGTTCCCGGGGGGTGATAGTAGCCGGGCGTTTTTGATCCTTGACGGTGACAGATGGAGACGATCGATCCCGTTCTTGCGCGAAGCTGAGAGCGTGGACACGAGTTTCCAGGTACTTCTCCAAATCCTCGAAAGCTGGAACTCTCGTGGGATCATCCAACGAAGATTCCCAGGATATCCGCGTGGCCGTGTCGAGCTTCTCTGAGAGCAGGTGAACGAACAGCTCGTTCCAATGATCCACCGGCCTGCCCAGGGCCTTCAGAGCAAGGCGCGACCCTCGAAATTCGTCAAGAATTCGTTTGAAGTCCTGAGGAGTTGCCTTGCTGATTGCCTTGCTGTGAATTAACCGACGAAGATGGGCAGCCGACAGCATGCGCGGGTTACCGAATCGACGTTCGAGTGATTCAAACGCACCTGCATAACAGCCTTCCATAGTTGGCGTGGCCTCCACCACCCTTGCAGTTTCGCCTCGCAACGCTCCCTTGAGGTATTGGAGCTTCTGAAGTTCCGACAGACGATCATTGTCGTGGATTAACGATCGGAACCGGTCGCGAAACGATTCCCATTCGAGCGTTTCTCCTGAGAAAGTCGGCAAGGTGATCGGCGGGAGTACCACTTCCGGGGATTTGTGTACTGCAGCTGACGGGCCCGAAGATGCACTGGTCCCATTGGCACGCTCTGCAGCGGCTATCAGATCGCTCAATTCTGAATCGCGAAGCACAAATTGCGCCTCCACTTCGTCGTAAACCCCTTTCGCGGTGTATTCGGTCGCCTTGGATTCCGGTAGACGCACAATTGCATCGTGATTGTTAGTAAACTTCTCCCAGTAAGAGTTGATAAGGCGCTGTCGTGATTTCAAAACAGTGACAGTCAGGTTATCCTTCCCTAACTTGTCGGTGTTACGTTTGAAATTGTCGATGCGAGTAAACAAATCCGCTTGGCTTTGCAGCAACTCCGCCACAGCTGGAGCCATGGTAAACACACGCGTGGTAACGAAGAGtcagagaaaaaaaaaaggtcAACACACGGAGGATCGAGCCCGTAACCGTTCAACCGACACTGTTCAAATGAGTTCAAATGTTCGCAAAACGTTCacacaaaaatgtaattaaaccacACAAATAAACTATTAACAAAACTTACACTAATCAAGTTTGGTTTGTTTAAAGCGTTCCGTTAAACCGGAGCAAGACCACTCACTTGCACTGCACTACACGTATCAAACGGGTTGCGTGATATCAACGGATTTAACGGTCGCGAGTAGGACGACTCCGGAAGAAAATCGTCGGTGTTTAGATGGTCAGTTAATCGGGAATGCACCGGATATCGcctatccggctcgaaggaccaaaaaaTGTCTTGGATTTCCCTTGTCTTTTAGGGTATAATCCGTTGACCgaggttttcgaatttttgcgtGCACTTTCCGGGATTAAAAACAACCCTATCCGCGTTGTACCTATGGGCGACGTAGCACGCATAGATGGAAAGGGGGAACTTGGCCGGAAAGGCTAAaccgtagaaattcggggaaaggaaattaattgctcTTAAGTTGATGATCAAGAGTCCCGAGTTACGGATGAACTGAGCGCCTTATTGTCAAAAGACAAAGAGACCTCGCTTCCCCGCACCCCCCAGGCGACGAGCTACTCGGTCCACCCGTGATACCTGAGGAGCACGGGGAAGGGGGCGACGACAGCCCAACCGTTTACGCTCGTccgtttatattttgaaatatacatataaatatagtaTAGAGTCTCGGACAAGTAAACTATACGTACTGTATGGTTATCAATGTTGCTCGAAGGGGACTCTAACCCGATCTTGCTCAAAAGTGACTTAGTTTTAATTCAACGTGAAAGACTCTAACTAAACTCTGACAAAGGTTCCTCGTTAGTCCACGTTCGAGAATTAACTGGGTCTACGGACAGAGGTTCCGCATTAGACGACGTTTAATAATCTACTGGGTCCACGGACAGAGGTTCCGTATTAGACGACGTTCACGAATTAAATGGGTCCAAGGCGTCTTCTCCACAACCCTTTTTATACTCAAAAATGGGTAGAAAACGAGTTGTGGTGGAGACGGTGGGAACGAATCAACGCGACGTTTTcgtctaacgaattttcatcgcgttggtccGAAGACGTTAGATGTTCTCGAGCGAAGCCTAATAAGGAAACCCTGGTAATTGGAAAACCTAGGCAAGACTAGACTCTCGCTTCGCGGTGGTCTTAGGCTATTCCTGAATATTCATCTTCGAGGAGTAAAAAATCATTGGCGTACgtaacaaaaatttacaatttttgtttaaatttttgcgctAAATGTTGATGTATTTTGTTGGATTTATTCAACACAATAAGTGTTGCCTTCAGCAAAAATCATCGGGTCGTAAACTTTCACTGACGTTGGAGTTTCGACTCAAGAGGTTGCACATGTTTGTTTGTCACCATAGGACCCATAGGGTCTATAGACTCATAACGGATTTTTCCTTCGACGAGTTTTCTTATTCTTACGGTTTTCATTGACGAGTAAAGACGTACCTTTCAGAGCTTCAGAAGTTGAATTAAAGtttctgttaaaatataattgaaagtgTATTACTTTATCTCACCGCCTATTtcctatatatttttttgcaacttcgtatacgtaaactatggacaaaaatagaggatacgtgtttttggaatttgttgtttgttgcaatgtttattagatatataatttaaaaccacctcctgtgaagaggggcaatcagtatttttattaaaaatatcattatttttacaatcttttacattattttagcgattttatacctcttcatatgccgttaattgatttctgaacaattattgtaagcgtcgcaggtatgagcgtgacgcggttacaatcactgccgtaaggaacataggcttttatggccaatattgttaaaaaataatttaaattatttttattttctgagtttcttaaaaaatcccaatgtttccaagagttctaaatattttattcagaatgaagtctttacggctgtaaaagtataaaagcagtattggccataaaagcctatgttcttTATGGCGCGGCGTTGATCATAACCGCATCAAGCTCATACCTgcaacgcttacaataattattgagaaatcaattaattgcatatgaagaggtataaaatcgctaaaataatgtaaaagattgtaaaaataatgatatttttaataaaaatactgattgtccctcttcacaggaggtggttttaaattatatatctaataaacattgcaacaaacaacaaattccaaaaacacgtatcccctatttttgtCTGTAGTTTACATACAcggagttgcaaaaaaataaatcaacatttagtgcaaaaatttaaacaaaaattgtaaattttcaaaatattatttaaacaaataaagtttattgaaatttatttacgcacaaaaattgcctattaaaagaccaacaatttacaaaaagagaatgcaattatcttctttaattccggagatattcccaaaaatatgatttccacccccaacttcgagggctattttcaccccttcaatatgcacgattgccaataaaaaaaaaatacgtgtcaaatatttttttgagaactatatctcacataagtttcatcaaaatcggcgtgtcggagttggatatgttcccttgtcaGTGTAATGTAGGTCGGAACCTAAACCTTACACTGTGTAAACAGCAGACATGAAAATCGAAATTCGACAGCTCTTTATTACCCGTCGCGGCTTGTCTTTGCCGGCGTTAACAaaagcgagccgccgcgccacCGACTCGCCAAACTAACAGAAAAAGCCGGCGAGACATTTAAATGCTTGTCGATGTTTTAACAGACTTTCCAGAAGCAATACAGGAATTGATTCGGAAAGACGTCGGGGGGAAAGGGACACATTGCGAAGTGAAAATTCATTCGCtgttttcaatgaaaatttcgagtctgaaatttcacaattatagaataggTATTGCATTTTTTATAGTGTACTGAACGTAGAAAAGATTAGCGATACAAAAAATGTGTGCAgccttctaaattaaaaagttataattctATGTCTTCGGTTTTTCGTAAATGACACTTTTACTATCGCATTTGTTTCGTTTCTCTCATGAAATAATACCACacacgatataattacaatcataattacttgagtAGCGAGTCGTTAGGAGCAATTCATAACTCTGTCGTATACGCGAATTTAGTCTTCAGTATAAAAGTCCGATTCATAGTTTACTAGAGAAGTAATTATGATTAGAATTTATTGTGTTTGGTGCCATTTCAAACAAGAAAGTTCCATAAAATtcccataaaatttataaaaataaaagttctataataaaataataagaaataaaattgcgatattttccctTGCTTGCATTATTATGTGCCTCACCGATACTCGATGTTCGTCGGCTTTGTAAACGATCGGATATAGCCTTTGACTGTTTATTAACTTTTACTCTTACGACAAAGATGTTTTTCACATTTACGAACACCATACAGTATATCTACAATGTCGCAGTTAACACTATGGTATTTTTTGAACAGTGTATAtagacgaaccctttgaggtacaaacgaaagtaaaggtggtacaaacctccacaggcgaataggaaacagcacccccaacaagatttgaaaaattcccaaaattgacgaagttacctctaggggaatttttttcaaaaggcggtacaaacgaaccctttgaggtacaaacgaaagtaaaggtggtacaaacctctagagacgaacaggaaacagcacccccaacaagatttgaaaaattcccaaaattgacgaagttacctctaggggatttttttcaaaaggcggtacaaacgaaccctttaaaggtacaaacgaaagtaaaggtggtacaaacctccacaggtgaagaggaaacagcacccccaacaagatttgaaaaattcccaaaattgacgaagttacctctaggggaatttttttcaaaacgcggtacaaacgaaccctttgaggtacgaacgaaagtaaaggtggtacaaacctctagagacgaataggaaagagcacccccaagaagattagaaaaattcccaaaattgacgaagttacctctaggggatttttttcaaaacgcggtacaaacgaaccctttgaggtacaaacgaaagtaaaggtggtacaaacctccacaggcgaataggaaacagcacccccaacaagatttgaaaaattcccaaaattgacgaagttacctctaggggaatttttttcaaaacgcggtacaaacgaaccctttgaggtacgaacgaaagtaaaggtggtacaaacctctagagacgaataggaaagagcacccccaagaagattaaaaaaattcccaaaattgacgaagttacctctaggggatttttttcaaaacgcggtacaaacgaaccctttgaggtacgaacgaaagtaaaggtggtacaaacctctagagacgaataggaaagagcacccccaagaagattaaaaaaattcccaaaattgacgaagttacctctaggggatttttttcaaaacgcggtacaaacgaaccctttgaggcacaaacgaaagtaaaggtggtacaaacctccacaggcgaataggaaacagcacccccaacaagatttgaaaaattcccaaaattgacgaagttacctctaggggattcttttcaaaacgcggtacaaacgaaccctttgaggtacaaacgaaagtaaaggtggtacaaacctccacaggcgaataggaaacagcacccccaacaagatttgaaaaattcccaaaattgatgaagttacctctaggggaattttttttaaaacgcggtacaaacgaaccctttgaggtacaaacgaaagtaaaggtggtacaaacctctagagacgaagaggaaacagcacccccatgaagatttgaaaaattctcaaaattgacgaagttacctctaggggatttttttcaaaacgcggtacaaacgaaccctttgaggtacaaacgaatgtgagggtggtacaaacgggtacaaacgactaggaatcagcacccgcaagaagatttggaatatctcaagaaatggcgaagttaccccttgggggtacttccgaaaggcggtacaaacgcaccccttggggtacaaacaaatgtgagggtggtacaaacgggtacaaacgactaggaatcagcacccgcaagaagatttggaatatctcaaaaaatggcgaagttaccccttggacgtactttcaaaacgcggtacaaacgcaccccttggggtacaaacgaaagtgagggtggtacaaacctctacggacgtccctttttatgatggcttggaagaattaaaaaatgttaaagtggggtgctggggtatttttcaccccctagtaacttttcaccccttggggtacaaacgaaaacaaaggtggtacaaatgggtacaaacgatgctaaatacgatgcaattgaaagaaataaaatttttgaaagtcgggtgccaggttcaggtaggtttcgacctttgggtccgcaaggtttatgacatggcctgCACCGCTGAAGCCAAAGATTCGACTAATGATGtatcaataaatgaatttactaaaaactaaattgtcacgtaccatcctAGTGCTGGTAcacagatggtacggatactaaattgaaGGTCTTCAAAAGCGATTACTTTCTTTCGCCACGTCGTAAAccttttcctaaaatttttatgtgtatTCTGATTTATACGTTATTTGTTACGCCGTaacaaaaatcattaaaactgtgagaacagtatgcacagattccttataaactacagggtgtcccgtaactagtgttactccctgaaagagatagtagaggacgtcattctgaacaagattttcctttgcaaaaatggggtttgaagcttcgtttttgaattattaaggaaaaacacggaccaattagagtgcgaggatttcgcgcgctcagacgcgagagcgacagcttcgaaaatgacggtcgatcgtaatcgtgaacaaacgtatcgataccacttcggtatagcgtcggtatgatagaaagctgttagatgaaagttacattgaaaaacgaatgaaaaaatctgaattattattgaattatcatttattaatgcat
Proteins encoded in this window:
- the LOC105663962 gene encoding uncharacterized protein LOC105663962, which translates into the protein MAPAVAELLQSQADLFTRIDNFKRNTDKLGKDNLTVTVLKSRQRLINSYWEKFTNNHDAIVRLPESKATEYTAKGVYDEVEAQFVLRDSELSDLIAAAERANGTSASSGPSAAVHKSPEVVLPPITLPTFSGETLEWESFRDRFRSLIHDNDRLSELQKLQYLKGALRGETARVVEATPTMEGCYAGAFESLERRFGNPRMLSAAHLRRLIHSKAISKATPQDFKRILDEFRGSRLALKALGRPVDHWNELFVHLLSEKLDTATRISWESSLDDPTRVPAFEDLEKYLETRVHALSFAQERDRSSPSVTVKDQKRPATITPRERSALAVQVANEPTPKSKTGRVCPKCSGPHQLGFCPRFKALNPLERRDFVDAHALCSSCLSPGHTTKSCKSSYRCMACQGTHHTLLHDAYLRNTTSSNGASGCPAGPSTSASTYAVRSHSKVLLATAQVRMTSPSGLSVSTRALLDPGSETSFVSERLAQTLRLKRKTVHVTLRGLDEQPLGEIHHEVQVWLTSDKDPAFQIRMEALVTRKVTSHTPSLPLDSACWDYLEGFPLADENFRVPSRVDALLGADVCGFLFLENRVGPPGVPPLVRTPFGWAPLGPVQASSTTTRSDQSRILHVRRDDDLHTSLQRFWEIENVPTTAPLHPSKIQCEEHFSNTHSRDGTGRYVVRLPFFSQPIEDVGVTRVTATRMLLASERRRERDPRLRERYAAFLDEYLKLGHMEPVTDPSRISPRCSYLPHHGVWKGDGDDAKIRVVFNASCVSTGRSSLNSVLLPGPKLQSELWVVLTRWRLFRCAFSADIVKMFRQIRVHPEDRDWQRIVWRPSPTEEVRDFRFTTVTYGTTPAPFLALRVLQQLADDEGERFPRGAETLRRHSYVDDILAGADNVQEVEEVRHQLVELLTAGGFPLDKWAVNFDTVMFGNLSTEKLLQVNDTVGALGLRWDPKADLLTLRSYRPVEETSKTSWTKRAVVSETARLFDPMGWFAPVLIRAKVLIQDLWLAALDWDEPS